The following are from one region of the Rhipicephalus microplus isolate Deutch F79 chromosome 1, USDA_Rmic, whole genome shotgun sequence genome:
- the LOC142761750 gene encoding uncharacterized protein LOC142761750: MSVRLATQVFSRSTAVGIKLYREAKVPGIENSEGTETFTRMVNDLFDALNIKLPLRGVRRHSKEIQRHFGLARSFGGDESHTTVVNISQIFRLLSLYTPIKTALRGSAQGTPCSVLIIVTDTLKRTKFANEEEKVRLHDLVKAKMMEITTASADASEQGPSGHAYYRGDVEDTVVYYLCGYVIHKFTKHATCHLCIEDISSATSVLASHSYLTEYRSFKQGSLKHPTQKMLTFIEMSNKIILACLDKEGLYGDIFWKVLEELEEHHLSRLGCDQHSAAFTCRVSNFFVITRMHFYSWDVNRHLGSSEKGAIANKKAYLL, translated from the exons ATGAGTGTCAGGCTTGCCACCCAG GTGTTCAGCCGTAGTACAGCAGTTGGCATCAAGCTGTACAGAGAAGCCAAAGTGCCAGGCATAGAAAACTCTGAAGGCACTGAAACATTCACCAGGATGGTCAATGACCTTTTTGATGCTTTGAACATCAAGCTACCATTGAGAGGAGTGAGGCGCCACTCGAAAGAAATACAG CGACACTTCGGGCTGGCACGCTCATTTGGAGGTGACGAATCTCACACCACTGTTGTCAACATCAGTCAAATATTCCGCCTCCTCAGCCTCTACACACCGATAAAGACAGCTCTGCGTGGCAGTGCCCAAGGCACACCATGTTCTGTGCTCATTATTGTTACTGACACACTCAAGAGAACAAAGTTTGCCAATGAAGAAGAGAAAGTCCGCCTGCACGACTTAGTGAAAGCCAAAATGATGGAAATCACCACTGCTTCTGCTGATGCATCTGAGCAAGGACCAAGCGGCCATGCGTATTACAGGGGTGATGTGGAGGACACTGTTGTATACTACCTGTGTGGCTACGTCATACACAAGTTCACCAAGCATGCAACATGCCATCTCTGCATAGAGGACATCAGCTCCGCCACGTCAGTGCTTGCTTCTCACAGCTATTTAACTGAATACAGGAGCTTCAAGCAAGGCAGCTTAAAGCATCCAACACAGAAGATGTTGACATTCATAGAAATGTCAAACAAGATAATTTTAGCTTGTCTGGACAAGGAGGGTCTCTATGGGGACATATTTTGGAAAGTGTTGGAAGAGTTGGAGGAGCATCACCTTTCTCGACTTGGCTGTGACCAGCACAGTGCTGCATTCACGTGCCGAGTGTCAAACTTTTTCGTCATCACTCGCATGCATTTCTACTCGTGGGATGTGAACCGCCATCTGGGAAGCAGCGAAAAAGGGGCAATAGCAAACAAAAAGGCGTACCTACTGTGA